CAAATTGCACCGAACCGCTTGCAGGCAGCTCCAGTCCGCCGATCACCTGCAGCAGGGTGGACTTGCCGCTCCCCGTCAGTCCGCAGACAACCGTCAGGCTGCCCGTTTCAATCTGCAGATTCACCTCTTGCAAAATCGGTTCCTGCCCATACCGAACTCCTACATTTGTCAGTGTAACCCGCATAACAGCCCTGCCACCTCCTCTTCCCGCAGAGGTAAGGAGGGCAGCGGAATACCCCGTTCCCTTAGCCAACACCCGATTTTGACCACAGGCGGCAATTCCCAGCCCAGCCGCTGCGGGACATCAGAGTCATAAAACAAATGGCGGGGTGCCCCGTCATATTCAATTCCACCCGCATCCATTACGACCGCCCGATCCGCCTCTAACAGCTCATCCAGCCTCTGTGTAGCCCATATCACAGTCATGCCGTTTCGCCAAAGCGTTCGAGCCAACAGGTAAATATCGCGCCGCCCCGCCGGATCGAGCATCGATGTGGCTTCATCAAACAGCAAACAGTCCGGCTCCAATGCCAGACAACTGGCGATTGCCAACCTCTGTTTTTGTCCCCCGGATAACTCGGATACAGAAGCCGACCTTTTTTCGCGTAATCCAACTTGATGCAGCGCCCGTTCGATTCGCTCTTCCATTTGCGCCCGATCAATCCCTCTGTTTTCCAGTCCAAACGCCACATCTTCCTGCGGCGTTGTACCGATGGCCTGCGCGTCCGGATTTTGAAATACCACTTGCACACGGAGTTTGACCTGTTCCCTGTTTGACGCATTCGTCAAATCCATACCCGCTACTGTCAAACGTCCTTCCGAAGGAACCAGCAGCCCGTTTATCAGCCGAAGCAAGGTGGATTTTCCCGAACCGTTTGGACCTGTCAGCACCACCCATTCCCCTTTTTGAATGGTAAGATCGATTCCGTTTACAGCCTTTATCAAATTGGCACCGTCCCGATAAAAACAGGACAAACGTTCTGCCTGAATCATAAAAATCCAACCTTCTCAAGCACGCATGCACATGCTATCATTCAAATGAAATAGTCAACTATTTTAATCTTATCGGTTAACATTTAAGGAGGCAAGCCATATGGCAAAATGGACCATTCGCGGGCTGGTTTTCAGTGCTTTGTTTGCGGC
The sequence above is a segment of the Effusibacillus dendaii genome. Coding sequences within it:
- a CDS encoding ATP-binding cassette domain-containing protein; the protein is MIQAERLSCFYRDGANLIKAVNGIDLTIQKGEWVVLTGPNGSGKSTLLRLINGLLVPSEGRLTVAGMDLTNASNREQVKLRVQVVFQNPDAQAIGTTPQEDVAFGLENRGIDRAQMEERIERALHQVGLREKRSASVSELSGGQKQRLAIASCLALEPDCLLFDEATSMLDPAGRRDIYLLARTLWRNGMTVIWATQRLDELLEADRAVVMDAGGIEYDGAPRHLFYDSDVPQRLGWELPPVVKIGCWLRERGIPLPSLPLREEEVAGLLCGLH